A region from the Manihot esculenta cultivar AM560-2 chromosome 13, M.esculenta_v8, whole genome shotgun sequence genome encodes:
- the LOC110629476 gene encoding subtilisin-like protease SBT5.3, which produces MRLPTPTLFFLSFALLTLLLKPTFASKKSYVVYLGAHSHGQEFTSIDQTLVSDSHSDFLGSFLGSRELAQDAIFYSYTRHINGFAATIEDEVAAQIAKHPKVVSVFLNTGKKLHTTHSWSFLGLEQNGVVPSNSIWKTARYGEDTIIGNLDTGVWPESESFSDEGLGPIPSKWKGICQTGSDPGFHCNRKLIGARYFNKGYASVVGPLNSTLETPRDKEGHGTHTLSTAGGNFVAGANVFGLGNGTAKGGSPKARVAAYKVCYPPVGGNECFDADILAAFDAAISDGVDVLSVSLGAEPTPFFNDSVAIGSFHAVKHGIVVICSAGNSGPDDATASNLAPWQITVGASTLDREFPSYVILGNNMTYKGESLSKLALPKDKFFPIISAADARTANSSLEDALLCKAGSLDPKEAKGKILVCLRGGNARVDKGEQAALAGAVGMVLANDEDSGNEILADPHLLPASHLNYTNGVAVFAYINSTKSPIAHITSPVTQIGARPAPFMAAFSSKGPNTIAPYILKPDITAPGVSIIAAYTEEQAPTNEDFDTRRVLFNSISGTSMSCPHVSGVAGLLRTLHPSWSPAAIKSAIMTSATTMNNNREPILNASYSKATPFSYGAGHIKPNQAMDPGLIYDLTVHDHLNFLCASGYNAAQILSFSGTPYKCPSKPISLSNFNYPSITIPDFNGSISITRRVKNVGSIPSTYRSLIRKPTGVSISVEPEMLKFNKVGEEKSFNVILKSKRSSAREEYAFGELIWSDSKHYVRSPIVVKW; this is translated from the exons ATGAGGCTACCAACTCCTACCCTTTTCTTCTTATCATTTGCTCTTCTCACTTTACTGCTTAAACCCACCTTTGCCTCCAAAAAG TCATACGTGGTGTACTTGGGAGCACATTCACATGGCCAAGAATTCACTTCCATTGATCAAACTCTGGTTTCTGATTCTCACTCTGATTTTCTTGGATCATTTCTGGGAAG TCGAGAGTTGGCCCAAGATGCCATCTTTTACTCGTACACAAGGCACATCAATGGTTTTGCTGCAACTATAGAAGATGAAGTTGCTGCACAAATAGCTA AGCATCCAAAGGTGGTTTCAGTCTTCTTGAACACAGGAAAAAAGTTGCATACTACTCATTCATGGAGCTTCCTTGGATTGGAACAAAACGGCGTAGTTCCTTCTAACTCAATCTGGAAAACAGCAAGATATGGTGAAGACACCATTATAGGAAACCTTGATACTG GCGTCTGGCCTGAATCAGAAAGCTTCAGTGATGAAGGATTGGGACCGATTCCTTCAAAGTGGAAAGGAATATGTCAAACTGGCTCAGATCCTGGTTTCCACTGCAACAG GAAGCTTATTGGGGCAAGATACTTCAACAAAGGCTATGCCTCGGTTGTTGGTCCTCTGAATTCCACCTTGGAAACTCCTCgagataaagaaggccatggaACTCATACGCTATCAACAGCAGGTGGTAATTTTGTAGCAGGAGCCAATGTGTTCGGTTTAGGCAATGGAACAGCGAAAGGTGGTTCACCAAAAGCAAGAGTTGCAGCTTACAAGGTCTGCTATCCCCCAGTTGGCGGAAACGAGTGCTTTGATGCAGATATTTTAGCAGCATTTGACGCTGCAATAAGCGATGGGGTTGATGTCCTTTCTGTGTCACTGGGAGCTGAACCTACCCCTTTCTTTAATGACAGTGTCGCCATTGGTTCTTTCCATGCTGTGAAACATGGGATTGTCGTCATTTGTTCTGCTGGTAATTCTGGTCCTGATGATGCTACTGCCTCCAATCTTGCACCCTGGCAGATCACTGTCGGTGCCAGTACACTGGACAGAGAGTTCCCCAGTTATGTCATCCTCGGCAATAACATGACATACAAG GGAGAAAGCTTATCAAAACTAGCCTTGCCGAAGGACAAATTCTTCCCAATTATAAGCGCTGCAGATGCAAGAACAGCTAATTCATCATTGGAAGATGC GCTTTTGTGCAAAGCTGGATCACTTGACCCCAAGGAGGCCAAGGGAAAGATCTTGGTCTGTCTTCGAGGGGGAAATGCAAGAGTGGACAAGGGCGAGCAAGCTGCACTGGCTGGTGCTGTTGGGATGGTGCTTGCCAATGACGAGGATTCTGGGAATGAAATTCTCGCTGATCCTCATCTCCTTCCTGCTTCTCATCTCAATTACACCAATGGTGTTGCTGTATTCGCTTACATTAACTCCACCAA GTCTCCTATTGCTCACATTACGTCTCCAGTAACACAAATAGGCGCAAGACCAGCTCCCTTCATGGCTGCATTTTCATCCAAGGGTCCCAACACCATTGCTCCTTACATCCTCAAG CCTGATATTACAGCACCAGGTGTAAGTATCATAGCAGCTTACACAGAAGAACAAGCACCAACAAATGAAGATTTCGATACTCGACGAGTTTTGTTTAACTCAATATCAGGAACTTCAATGTCATGTCCTCATGTTTCAGGCGTTGCAGGCCTTCTCAGAACTCTGCACCCAAGCTGGAGTCCTGCAGCAATTAAATCAGCAATCATGACAAGTG CAACGACGATGAATAATAACAGGGAGCCAATTCTGAATGCATCTTACTCCAAGGCTACACCTTTCAGCTATGGAGCAGGACATATCAAACCAAACCAAGCCATGGATCCAGGGCTGATTTATGACCTGACTGTTCATGATCACTTGAACTTCTTATGTGCCTCGGGTTACAATGCAGCCCAAATCTTATCATTCTCAGGGACTCCCTACAAATGCCCCTCCAAGCCTATTAGtctttccaacttcaactatcCTTCCATCACCATCCCTGACTTCAACGGCTCGATCTCGATCACTCGAAGAGTTAAAAACGTTGGCAGTATTCCAAGTACATATAGATCTCTTATCAGAAAACCAACTGGGGTTTCCATTTCTGTTGAGCCAGAGATGTTGAAGTTCAATAAGGTTGGTGAAGAGAAGAGCTTTAATGTTATTCTGAAAAGCAAGAGATCTTCTGCAAGAGAGGAGTATGCATTTGGAGAGTTGATATGGTCAGATAGCAAGCACTATGTGAGGAGTCCTATAGTAGTGAAGTGGTGA
- the LOC110630478 gene encoding uncharacterized protein LOC110630478 — protein MKQKVVIRVSLNGEKSRSKALKIAVSVSGVESAALGGGQDKSQIEVVGDVDPVKLTTQLRKSVGHAELLSLLFFPPLFSSALHPSPYHCHHRRRCIRGCRVFPSPHHRCCYCFFYCRNYVAIAGAATAIATHRRCSHATPSKLSLICLLQAKTMTKKKMVIKVFMNGNSKTRSKALQIAVTTNGVQSAALGEKDKDQLEVVGEGVDAVKLIASLRKKLAKWPCLTYILPKTQVHAELLNMKDVEEKK, from the exons ATGAAG CAAAAGGTGGTGATCAGAGTTTCCTTGAATGGCGAAAAGTCTCGCTCTAAAGCCCTGAAGATTGCAGTCAGCGTTTCAG GAGTCGAATCAGCTGCTTTAGGAGGAGGGCAAGACAAGAGCCAAATAGAGGTGGTAGGAGATGTCGACCCTGTAAAGCTAACAACTCAGCTGAGAAAGAGCGTTGGGCACGCAGAGCTGCTGAGT CTACTCTTTTTCCCTCCTCTCTTCTCCTCAGCACTGCATCCTTCTCCTTACCATTGTCATCACCGCCGCCGCTGTATCCGTGGCTGTCGCGTGTTCCCGTCGCCTCACCATCGCTGTTGCTACTGCTTTTTCTACTGCCGTAACTATGTCGCCATTGCCGGAGCCGCCACTGCCATTGCCACTCACCGTCGCTGCAGC CACGCCACCCCATCAAAGCTCTCTCTTATTTGTTTGCTTCAAGCCAAGACCATGACAAAG AAGAAGATGGTGATCAAAGTATTCATGAACGGTAACAGCAAGACTCGCTCCAAGGCCCTGCAAATTGCAGTTACCACTAATG GAGTGCAATCTGCAGCTCTAGGAGAGAAGGATAAGGACCAGCTAGAGGTGGTAGGAGAAGGAGTGGATGCAGTGAAACTCATAGCTTCATTGAGAAAGAAGTTGGCGAAATGGCCTTGCTTGACTTATATTTTGCCAAAAACTCAAGTGCACGCAGAGCTTCTAAACATGAAGGACGTAGAGGAGAAAAAGTAA
- the LOC110630480 gene encoding heavy metal-associated isoprenylated plant protein 47-like: MTKKKMVIKVFMNGNSKTRSKALQIAVTTNGVQSAALGEKDKDQLEVVGEGVDAVKLIASLRKKLAKWPCLTYIMPKTQVHAELLNMKDVEEKK; encoded by the exons ATGACAAAG AAGAAGATGGTGATCAAAGTATTCATGAACGGTAACAGCAAGACTCGCTCCAAGGCCCTGCAAATTGCAGTTACCACTAATG GAGTGCAATCTGCAGCTCTAGGAGAGAAGGATAAGGACCAGCTAGAGGTGGTAGGAGAAGGAGTGGATGCAGTGAAACTCATAGCTTCATTGAGAAAGAAGTTGGCGAAATGGCCTTGCTTGACTTATATTATGCCAAAAACTCAAGTGCACGCAGAGCTTCTAAACATGAAGGACGTAGAGGAGAAAAAGTAA